A stretch of DNA from Paenibacillus sp. FSL W8-0186:
GATCTTCGGTGTAGATTCGGATTGGGAAGATGCCTATTTTTTAACTAAAATAGACACGAATGGCAAAGTACTATGGGAAAAGAAATTCAAACTACCAATCGACCGGAGATATTTCAAGAAAGTCGTACGTACTAACGAAGGATATACCCTCTTAGCGGAAATTGATAAAAATTCCCATAATGATAAGGAAAGAAGATATGAATTATCGAAATTTGATAACCATGGAGAGCTCTTGAACCAGAACGAATTTACAGTCAAAGATTTTAGCGAGATGACGGGTTTCACCGCATCGTCGGATGGTGGTTACGCGTTGCTCGGTCAAGTATCAGACATAAAAAGTTACTGCATGCAGGTGACTAAGCTGGCAGGACCTAACAGCCAACCTGGAGAACGTACGTTGGAGAGAATCAGCTTTACGGATAACGGGAAAAAGATGGCTGTCGGGGAACATACACCTACTGCAGTAATTGCGCATTATTCGGATGGCTCCAAAGAAACACTCAATGACTCCTTATCCTTTTCCTCTGATGATGAGGAGATCGCCAACGTTGATTTCAAAGGAATTATTAAAGGAATCAAGGCCGGCAGAACCACCATTCATGCGTTCTACCAAAATCATCAGGCGCAGTTAGAAGTCGAGGTATTTGAAGTTCCGAATCTTGGAGATTCTGAGCATTGGTCCTACCAATATGGAATAGATCATTCCTACATTTATGTACGAAGCATAGTCCCTGCGTCTGACGGAGGATATATTATAACTGGTGACATGCGGTATGAAATGTACGGGATTAGTGACGCGTATGTTCTAAAGCTGAATGCTTCAGGCATAATCGAATGGCAGCAAGTGATTAGACATGGCTTGTCTGGTCATGCTGAGGCTCATAAGGCTATTGAGACGAAGGATGGCGGAATTCTCATCAGCGGAACCACTAGTAACCATGACTACAGTCGCAATACACGTGATGTCGTCTTCATGGCCAAGCTCAATGCTCAAGGTATTCTAGAATGGGAGAAGGAGTTTCCCGGGGTCGATCGTGCGGGGAACGCTGTAGACGAAACGGATGATGGTGGATTCGTTGTGACAGGTGCTAATCCTGAAGATGGCCCGGCCTATGTACTGAAGACAGATTCCCAGGGACAAGTCATGTGGAATAGAACGTACAGCTTTGGCTACTATCAGAACTATAATGATATTTTTGCTACACCGGATGGCGGTTCCATTGCTGTCGGTGTCGTCGATACCTACGAAGGCAATAATGTCGAGGCTATAGTGACAAAATTGAGTCCTAACGGAGATGTAGTGTGGAACAAGAAATTACTCCCGATTGGACGCAGCGCATATTCGATCATTTCAACGGATGAAGGCGATTATCTGATTGCCAGCAATACGAAAGATGGTGTTAACTACCTGACGAGAATTAATGATCGTGGTGAAGTGATATGGGAAAGAACTTACGAGGCTCAAAAGGATCAAGAATTCAATAAAATCGTTCAGGATAGTCAAGGATATGCATTGTTAGGCGGATACGCTAATAATGAATCCCAGTTCGTAGCGCTAAAGCTTGGCAGAGACGGTCAAATTATAGGCATACACAATTTCAATGAACCGAATTTGACAGGACTATATCATGGAACCTTATCACCGGATGGCAAATTTGTACTTACTGGTACCGTTGAAGTAAACGGGAAGTCCTTCCTGCAAGTCACCAAAACCGCTGGATCAGAAAAACCTTCGGTAGATCCGGTCTTAGACGGAATCTCGTTCAAAGATTCGAGCGTTAAGATAGCTGCCGGTGAGAAAAAAGCAGTTCTTGTTCAGGCACATTACCTCGATGGAACGGAACAAGTACTCACGGACACGGATTCCATATCTTTTACCTCGGAAGATGAGAATACGGCTACTGTGGACTCTAAGGGTTTGATTACCGGCGTTAATCCGGGCAGCACCGTCATCCATGCCGTCTATCAAAATCAATCAGCACAGCTTCAAGTTGAAGTCACGATGCCTGGCAGCGAGAATCCTGAACCCGTTGAAGGCATTTTCTATCTGGATTCCGAGGAATACTCCTTAACAGAGGGAACTTCGATTGACACCGTTGCTTTCGTCAAGGATAAAGACGGGAACATTCATAATGTCACCAAGATGTCCACCTTCAAGAGCGACAACCCGGCGATCGTCGATTATGATCAAGATGGGAACATTAACGGCGTTCGTGCAGGTATAACCTATATCACCGCTGAGTATCAGGGCAAGACCTATAGAGCGTTCGTGCAGGTTGTTCGCGCCTCTGTTCCCAAATAACACCCTAGAGGCTCATTCACCACGCGGTAAAAATATGAAAGAACAAATTTGAGTACGGAATTTAGATTGGAGACGACACTTAGGT
This window harbors:
- a CDS encoding Ig-like domain-containing protein, with translation MLRSIIRKTSFALLSLTLVSGIASSHGYASSEAGKPVIEWSRQYGVDEKVTGQNITSTSDGGYVVTGTVIEKESGIRKANILKLDSSGTLQWEQKIQHNNTSRTEVDVTIETKDGGYLSCGSILKENGKYDILLIKLNAQGTVEWMEEYNYGFTMYSLSVAETKDNGFVITGRSFGGSDIYYAYVLKINAQGQELWLKKLKFSYDQDFEDIIATPDGGSIAVGSQVDRFFNDPNRGAVISKLNADGEEVWTRKLSAAPKLRTAYSIAPSDDGYVIFGVDSDWEDAYFLTKIDTNGKVLWEKKFKLPIDRRYFKKVVRTNEGYTLLAEIDKNSHNDKERRYELSKFDNHGELLNQNEFTVKDFSEMTGFTASSDGGYALLGQVSDIKSYCMQVTKLAGPNSQPGERTLERISFTDNGKKMAVGEHTPTAVIAHYSDGSKETLNDSLSFSSDDEEIANVDFKGIIKGIKAGRTTIHAFYQNHQAQLEVEVFEVPNLGDSEHWSYQYGIDHSYIYVRSIVPASDGGYIITGDMRYEMYGISDAYVLKLNASGIIEWQQVIRHGLSGHAEAHKAIETKDGGILISGTTSNHDYSRNTRDVVFMAKLNAQGILEWEKEFPGVDRAGNAVDETDDGGFVVTGANPEDGPAYVLKTDSQGQVMWNRTYSFGYYQNYNDIFATPDGGSIAVGVVDTYEGNNVEAIVTKLSPNGDVVWNKKLLPIGRSAYSIISTDEGDYLIASNTKDGVNYLTRINDRGEVIWERTYEAQKDQEFNKIVQDSQGYALLGGYANNESQFVALKLGRDGQIIGIHNFNEPNLTGLYHGTLSPDGKFVLTGTVEVNGKSFLQVTKTAGSEKPSVDPVLDGISFKDSSVKIAAGEKKAVLVQAHYLDGTEQVLTDTDSISFTSEDENTATVDSKGLITGVNPGSTVIHAVYQNQSAQLQVEVTMPGSENPEPVEGIFYLDSEEYSLTEGTSIDTVAFVKDKDGNIHNVTKMSTFKSDNPAIVDYDQDGNINGVRAGITYITAEYQGKTYRAFVQVVRASVPK